One Verrucomicrobiia bacterium DNA segment encodes these proteins:
- the msrB gene encoding peptide-methionine (R)-S-oxide reductase MsrB gives MQKKQILLLGLILLAMAASSWAAGKKPSAPETAPASEPAVKVQKSDEQWRKELTPEQYRVMREKGTELAFTGEYVHNHENGVYQCAACGAKLFDSKAKFDSGSGWPSFDKAAGAQSVAYRVDTSDGMKRTEIYCPVCGAHLGHVFDDGPTSTGKRYCVNSASLKFCPIKKAEEEAAAAAAAKAAEPAAPPAAEAH, from the coding sequence ATGCAAAAGAAACAGATCCTGTTGCTGGGCTTGATCTTACTTGCCATGGCCGCATCGAGCTGGGCGGCGGGCAAAAAGCCTTCGGCCCCGGAAACCGCCCCAGCCAGTGAGCCTGCCGTGAAGGTCCAGAAAAGCGACGAACAGTGGCGCAAAGAACTGACTCCGGAGCAGTACCGCGTCATGCGGGAAAAGGGGACGGAGCTGGCTTTCACCGGAGAGTACGTCCACAATCACGAGAACGGCGTCTATCAATGCGCGGCCTGCGGCGCCAAGCTGTTTGATTCCAAAGCGAAATTTGATTCCGGTTCGGGCTGGCCGAGTTTCGACAAAGCGGCCGGGGCTCAGAGCGTGGCATACCGCGTCGACACAAGCGACGGCATGAAGCGCACCGAGATTTATTGCCCCGTCTGCGGCGCCCATCTCGGCCACGTTTTCGACGACGGTCCGACTTCCACCGGAAAACGCTACTGCGTCAATTCCGCCTCCCTGAAATTTTGTCCGATCAAAAAGGCCGAAGAAGAAGCCGCGGCCGCAGCGGCGGCCAAAGCGGCCGAACCCGCCGCTCCTCCCGCCGCGGAAGCCCACTAA